Proteins encoded within one genomic window of Lactococcus garvieae:
- a CDS encoding methylated-DNA--[protein]-cysteine S-methyltransferase, which produces MTAENFKLSVERDQDGQIIQVFFDDQHEPMSYEALNKTQNFKLNIGTAFQQAVWLELPKIPAGTTISYQEMANRVGRPKAQQAVGQALARNPLPVILPCHRVTRKDGSLGGFMGKEKAINIKQEILNYEKSLSI; this is translated from the coding sequence ATGACAGCTGAAAATTTTAAACTGTCGGTAGAGCGAGATCAGGATGGGCAAATTATCCAAGTCTTTTTCGATGATCAGCATGAGCCAATGTCTTATGAGGCACTGAATAAGACTCAGAATTTTAAGTTAAATATAGGCACAGCATTTCAACAAGCAGTCTGGCTTGAATTGCCCAAAATACCTGCGGGAACCACCATCAGCTATCAAGAAATGGCAAACCGCGTGGGAAGACCAAAAGCTCAGCAGGCTGTCGGCCAGGCTTTGGCCCGCAACCCCCTACCTGTAATTTTGCCCTGCCATAGAGTAACACGTAAAGATGGAAGTCTTGGCGGTTTTATGGGCAAAGAGAAAGCAATAAATATTAAACAAGAAATTTTAAACTATGAAAAAAGCCTTAGCATATAA
- the tyrS gene encoding tyrosine--tRNA ligase — MNIFDELKERGLIFQTTDEEALREALTEGMVSYYVGYDPTADSLHLGNLVLILTMKRLQMAGHKPYPLVGGATGLVGDPSFKDAERGLQTKDTVVAWADKIRAQLERFLDFENGENNAQMENNYNWFENLSFIDFLRDVGKYYTINYMMSKDSVKSRIESGISYTEFAYQIMQGYDFYELNQRHGITLQLGGSDQWGNMTAGTELLRRKAGKTGHVITIPLITDSTGKKFGKSEGNAIWLDADKTSPFEMYQFWLNVNDDDAVKMLKIFTFLSLEEIAEIGKKFEEARHERLAQKVLAREVVTLVHGQAAYEQAVKITETLFGGGDVKSLDAKSILSGLKDVPTYQVKADDNLNIVELLIAAGIEKSKRQAREDVTNGAIYINGERVQDLDYIVSDTDKIDDQLTVIRRGKKKNFILTY, encoded by the coding sequence ATGAATATTTTTGACGAACTAAAAGAACGTGGTCTGATTTTCCAAACCACTGATGAAGAAGCTCTACGCGAAGCTTTAACTGAGGGCATGGTAAGTTATTATGTTGGTTACGATCCTACTGCTGATAGTTTACATCTAGGTAACTTAGTCCTCATTTTGACTATGAAGCGTCTCCAAATGGCGGGGCATAAGCCTTATCCTTTGGTTGGAGGAGCTACTGGTTTAGTTGGTGACCCTTCTTTCAAAGACGCTGAACGTGGTTTGCAAACAAAAGATACTGTTGTTGCGTGGGCAGATAAAATTCGTGCTCAGTTGGAACGTTTCCTTGATTTTGAAAATGGCGAAAACAATGCCCAAATGGAAAACAACTATAACTGGTTCGAGAATTTAAGCTTTATTGATTTCCTTCGTGATGTGGGTAAATACTACACCATCAACTATATGATGAGTAAAGACTCAGTCAAGAGCCGTATCGAGTCTGGTATTTCTTATACAGAATTCGCCTACCAAATCATGCAAGGCTACGATTTCTATGAACTTAACCAACGCCATGGCATCACTTTACAATTGGGTGGTTCTGATCAATGGGGCAATATGACCGCCGGAACAGAATTATTGCGTCGTAAAGCAGGTAAAACTGGACATGTCATCACAATTCCATTGATTACTGATTCTACAGGTAAGAAATTTGGTAAATCCGAAGGGAATGCGATATGGCTTGATGCTGATAAGACTTCACCTTTTGAAATGTATCAATTCTGGCTTAACGTTAACGATGACGATGCTGTAAAAATGCTCAAGATTTTCACTTTCCTCTCTCTTGAAGAAATCGCTGAGATTGGTAAAAAGTTTGAAGAAGCACGTCATGAGCGCTTAGCACAAAAAGTATTGGCACGCGAAGTGGTAACACTCGTTCACGGACAAGCAGCTTATGAACAAGCCGTAAAAATCACTGAAACTTTGTTTGGCGGTGGCGACGTGAAATCTTTAGATGCAAAATCAATTCTATCAGGATTGAAAGATGTTCCTACATACCAAGTGAAAGCAGATGATAACCTCAATATTGTTGAGCTTCTTATCGCAGCAGGAATCGAAAAATCTAAACGTCAAGCACGTGAAGATGTAACAAACGGTGCGATCTATATCAATGGCGAACGTGTTCAAGATTTGGATTACATCGTTTCAGATACAGATAAAATCGATGATCAATTGACCGTTATTCGTCGTGGTAAAAAGAAAAACTTTATCTTGACTTACTAA
- the thiI gene encoding tRNA uracil 4-sulfurtransferase ThiI — protein sequence MTIVYDEIMVRYGELSTKGKNRGFFINRLANNIKEVLADLTDLKITAQRDRAHIELNGTDYEEVSKRLTKVFGIQNFSASIKVEKTIEGLKAAVVDLMKEIYHEGMTFKIATRRADHSFEQDSTELNMTLGDVVFDNFDYAKVQMKKPDITLRVEIRLEGAYLSFETLKGAGGMPVGTAGRGHLMLSGGIDSPVAGYLALKRGVEIEAVHFASPPYTSPGALKKAKDLTAKLTAFGGTITFIEVPFTEIQEEIKAKAPQAYLMTLTRRFMMRVVDRIREDRGGKVIINGESLGQVASQTLGSMSVINEVTNTPVIRPVVTMDKIEIIDIAEKIDTFNLSILPFEDCCTVFAPPSPKTNPKLDNVLAYEKRLDVEGMVDRAVEGIMISKITGENWDQEEANEFEDLL from the coding sequence ATGACTATCGTATATGATGAAATTATGGTTCGCTACGGTGAACTATCAACTAAAGGAAAAAATCGTGGTTTTTTCATCAACCGTTTGGCTAATAACATCAAGGAAGTCCTTGCTGATTTAACAGACTTGAAAATTACAGCCCAACGTGACCGTGCCCATATTGAATTAAACGGGACAGATTATGAAGAAGTATCGAAGCGCCTGACAAAAGTTTTTGGTATTCAAAACTTCTCAGCTTCTATTAAAGTTGAAAAAACAATTGAAGGATTAAAAGCAGCAGTAGTTGATTTGATGAAAGAGATTTATCATGAAGGAATGACTTTCAAAATTGCTACACGTCGGGCGGATCATAGCTTTGAACAAGATTCAACAGAATTAAACATGACTTTAGGAGATGTTGTCTTTGACAATTTTGACTACGCTAAAGTCCAAATGAAGAAGCCAGATATTACCTTACGTGTCGAAATCCGACTTGAAGGTGCATACCTTAGCTTTGAAACACTTAAAGGTGCGGGAGGTATGCCAGTAGGAACTGCAGGTCGTGGTCATTTGATGCTCTCAGGTGGTATTGATTCACCAGTAGCAGGTTATTTGGCACTTAAACGTGGTGTAGAGATTGAAGCGGTCCACTTTGCTTCACCTCCTTATACAAGTCCAGGCGCTTTAAAAAAAGCTAAGGATTTAACGGCTAAATTGACTGCATTTGGTGGAACGATTACTTTTATTGAAGTACCTTTCACTGAGATTCAGGAAGAGATTAAAGCAAAGGCTCCTCAAGCTTACTTGATGACTTTGACACGACGTTTCATGATGCGTGTGGTTGATCGTATCCGCGAAGACCGTGGAGGTAAAGTAATCATTAATGGGGAGAGTTTAGGACAAGTTGCTTCACAAACCTTGGGTTCAATGTCTGTGATCAATGAAGTGACGAACACACCTGTGATTCGACCAGTTGTCACTATGGACAAAATTGAAATTATTGACATTGCTGAAAAAATTGATACTTTCAATCTCTCTATTCTTCCATTTGAAGATTGCTGTACAGTCTTTGCTCCACCATCACCAAAAACTAACCCTAAATTAGATAATGTATTAGCCTATGAAAAGCGTTTAGATGTTGAAGGCATGGTTGATCGTGCAGTTGAAGGTATCATGATTAGCAAAATAACTGGTGAAAACTGGGACCAAGAAGAAGCAAATGAATTTGAAGATTTGCTTTAA
- a CDS encoding MFS transporter, whose amino-acid sequence MKNRTKVLLTIGLFTLMSTLDGSIVNIALPTMARELNVTTSQITWVVTIYLIVISAIILIFGRLADLIGKTKVTRWGWTIFIVGSLLAGLNIGLGLPFLLFARAVQAIGASMFMATSFGIVAQVFPVESRARAMSITSMFVSVGSIAGPALGGLILQVASWNYIFWINVPIGILAWIFGSRALPEDEGQGSVNEVDLSGGLQMSAVIVLLFMSLNFGQTLGWTNPILLLSIALGIILFISFIFTEKRKEKPLLDLGIFKNKLFSLSLLMSLLNFTVAMFSSILLPFYLQDYRDYVPGAAGFIMMAYPVAMLIVSPIAGALADRIDKEVITFVGITGIVISQIGYLLIHANTPQWWVIAILVLQGGSMGAFQSPNNALIMETVERKYLGIAGSVNSLIRNMAFVLGTSVATIILFISMSHQLGYTVRTYLPEHPDVFLQGMHMAFFLSLALTTISWVLAGFRLVRRKK is encoded by the coding sequence ATGAAAAATAGAACAAAAGTACTACTTACTATAGGTTTATTCACACTTATGTCTACCTTAGATGGTTCTATAGTAAACATCGCACTGCCAACGATGGCACGTGAGTTAAATGTCACAACTTCTCAAATCACTTGGGTCGTCACTATTTATCTCATTGTAATTAGTGCTATTATCCTTATTTTTGGCCGTCTAGCCGATTTGATTGGGAAAACCAAAGTGACGCGATGGGGGTGGACGATTTTTATCGTTGGCTCATTGCTTGCGGGATTAAATATTGGACTGGGCTTGCCTTTCTTACTGTTTGCACGTGCTGTACAAGCGATTGGAGCATCGATGTTCATGGCTACAAGCTTTGGGATTGTTGCGCAAGTCTTCCCTGTTGAGAGCCGTGCACGTGCCATGTCTATCACTTCTATGTTTGTGTCCGTCGGTTCCATAGCAGGGCCAGCGCTTGGTGGTTTGATATTACAAGTTGCTTCTTGGAACTATATCTTTTGGATTAATGTACCGATTGGAATATTAGCTTGGATTTTTGGAAGCCGAGCTTTGCCAGAAGATGAAGGACAAGGATCGGTAAATGAGGTGGATTTGTCTGGAGGGTTGCAGATGTCTGCAGTGATTGTGCTTTTATTCATGTCATTGAATTTTGGACAAACTCTTGGCTGGACCAATCCTATTCTGCTCTTGAGTATAGCTTTAGGTATTATCCTATTTATTAGTTTTATCTTTACTGAAAAACGCAAAGAAAAACCTTTGCTTGATTTAGGAATTTTTAAAAATAAACTTTTTTCTTTAAGTCTGCTCATGTCCCTCTTAAACTTTACAGTGGCTATGTTCTCAAGTATCCTTCTGCCTTTTTACTTACAAGACTACCGTGATTATGTTCCTGGTGCAGCGGGATTCATCATGATGGCTTATCCAGTTGCCATGCTCATCGTAAGTCCAATAGCAGGTGCACTTGCAGATAGAATTGATAAAGAAGTAATCACTTTTGTGGGGATCACAGGTATTGTCATTTCACAGATAGGTTACTTACTTATCCATGCAAACACTCCCCAGTGGTGGGTTATAGCGATACTTGTACTACAAGGGGGTTCAATGGGAGCTTTCCAAAGTCCGAATAATGCTCTAATCATGGAAACAGTAGAGCGAAAATATCTAGGAATAGCAGGTTCTGTAAATTCCTTGATTCGGAATATGGCTTTTGTCTTAGGAACATCCGTGGCAACGATTATTCTCTTTATATCTATGTCACACCAACTCGGATATACAGTTAGAACGTATCTTCCCGAACATCCTGATGTCTTCCTCCAAGGTATGCATATGGCCTTCTTCCTCTCCTTAGCATTAACAACTATTTCTTGGGTTTTAGCAGGATTCCGACTTGTAAGACGTAAAAAATAA
- a CDS encoding cation:proton antiporter has protein sequence MLHTIFYVIIFLLALVISNIINKVFPKLALPLIQVVIGLCLGFLGASKLLQVDPEFFLGFIIAPLLFRESEEADVKHIFKHTRTILMLIFPLVFITTIGLGYLTHFFYLSVPLAACFALGASLAPTDAIAVAALSERFNFPKRVMSILTGEGLLNDASGIISFQIAVLALTTGEFSLTHASTDLVISAIGGVVVGFVLVWIKSLILRVLEDVDARDVTGYLILELMLPLSAFLIADLLEVSGIIAVVVAGVMQANGLKRTTLFDAQVTKVKNTIWNLLTFVLNSTVFLFLGLELHQLVFPLIADPLYSTTSLLLMVLLLTIGLFILRFSLLSIYYRYVSLRRNQSFSAYWNDILLLTFAGSKGTVSIATVLLLPRTVDAPHSLIIFLCAAVTALSFLTGLFVLPLIAAKKVVKVDNLTKISILADVVRELENDLKQVTKEKARLGYNIAIDSYQERIQKLIIEQESSNTSIDFNELQLLIVRLEAEGLENALRRDEISMYTYRTYQRYIHSMEQSVAHNLVSSLQYASAISIRVIHFLFSRIIRLDFSFRKAQTDNETAHREITALYFSNTELVLQALDNLESVYDDRLIHYLQAERLRSAEFVARGGYITGILHRAQPNNLKEMMRAYYLERKAIFEYESRGELTIGEAKVLRQNVNTLEDYSLASNHHTLLYDFIEKRRKRAQKKTNSEPAPH, from the coding sequence GTGCTCCATACTATTTTTTATGTCATCATTTTTCTTCTTGCTCTAGTTATTTCAAATATCATCAATAAAGTTTTCCCAAAGTTGGCTCTTCCACTGATCCAAGTCGTGATTGGGCTTTGTTTGGGCTTTTTAGGTGCTTCAAAACTTTTGCAGGTCGACCCAGAATTCTTCTTGGGTTTCATCATCGCTCCCTTGCTTTTCCGGGAAAGTGAGGAGGCAGATGTCAAACATATCTTTAAACATACCCGAACGATTTTAATGCTTATTTTCCCTCTCGTTTTTATTACAACAATTGGTTTAGGATATCTAACTCACTTCTTCTACTTGTCTGTACCTTTAGCAGCTTGTTTTGCTTTAGGGGCTTCCTTAGCTCCAACTGACGCTATTGCGGTAGCTGCCCTCTCTGAACGTTTTAACTTTCCCAAACGTGTTATGAGTATTCTCACTGGAGAAGGTTTACTTAATGATGCTTCGGGTATCATTTCATTCCAAATCGCGGTATTAGCCCTCACAACGGGAGAATTTTCTCTGACACATGCGTCTACGGACTTAGTCATCTCGGCTATTGGGGGAGTGGTCGTTGGTTTCGTTCTTGTTTGGATTAAATCTCTTATTCTGCGCGTACTCGAAGATGTAGATGCGCGTGATGTTACAGGCTACCTTATCTTGGAACTTATGCTTCCCTTATCTGCCTTTTTGATTGCGGATTTGCTTGAAGTTTCAGGAATCATTGCTGTTGTGGTGGCTGGTGTCATGCAGGCCAATGGACTGAAGCGTACGACTCTTTTTGATGCCCAGGTCACTAAGGTTAAAAACACAATCTGGAATTTGCTGACTTTTGTCTTAAATTCAACAGTCTTTCTTTTCCTTGGTTTAGAATTACATCAACTGGTTTTCCCTTTGATTGCAGATCCTCTTTACTCGACGACTTCCCTTTTGTTAATGGTTCTTCTTTTAACAATCGGACTCTTTATTTTACGTTTTTCTTTGCTGTCGATTTATTATCGCTATGTGTCGCTTCGCCGTAATCAAAGTTTTTCCGCTTATTGGAATGATATTTTATTGCTGACTTTTGCAGGGTCAAAAGGGACTGTAAGTATAGCCACTGTCCTCTTGCTTCCCCGTACAGTTGATGCTCCTCATAGTTTAATCATCTTCCTTTGTGCGGCAGTTACAGCTCTCAGCTTCTTAACTGGACTCTTTGTACTTCCTTTAATTGCAGCTAAGAAAGTGGTTAAGGTAGATAATCTAACCAAAATTTCAATCTTAGCAGATGTAGTGCGTGAGCTTGAAAACGACCTCAAGCAGGTAACCAAGGAAAAAGCTCGGCTCGGTTACAATATTGCGATTGATAGTTATCAAGAGCGTATTCAAAAACTCATCATTGAGCAAGAGAGTTCCAACACTTCTATCGACTTTAATGAGCTGCAACTGCTCATCGTCCGTCTGGAAGCTGAAGGCTTAGAGAATGCTCTAAGACGAGATGAAATTTCCATGTATACTTATCGAACATATCAGCGTTATATTCACTCCATGGAACAGTCTGTCGCTCACAACTTAGTTTCAAGTTTACAATATGCTTCAGCAATATCAATTCGTGTCATCCATTTCCTATTTTCAAGAATTATACGCTTGGACTTCAGCTTCCGGAAAGCACAAACAGACAATGAAACTGCTCATCGAGAAATCACGGCCCTTTATTTTTCTAATACAGAGTTGGTTTTACAAGCCCTTGATAACTTGGAATCCGTTTATGATGACCGCTTAATCCACTATCTACAAGCCGAACGCCTGCGATCAGCAGAGTTTGTTGCGCGTGGTGGCTATATCACTGGTATCCTCCACCGTGCTCAACCTAATAATCTCAAAGAGATGATGCGCGCTTATTATTTGGAACGCAAAGCTATCTTCGAGTATGAATCTCGTGGTGAATTAACCATCGGTGAAGCAAAAGTTTTACGTCAAAATGTAAATACTCTAGAAGATTATTCGCTTGCCAGCAATCATCATACTCTACTCTATGATTTCATCGAGAAAAGAAGGAAGAGAGCACAAAAAAAGACAAATAGTGAACCTGCACCACATTAA
- a CDS encoding transglycosylase domain-containing protein produces the protein MKKDQDPSKERARARLQAKMEAKRAQNAQRSDKKTPEKPLKPKKDQLDSNEENKTTLQTIFSVVRGVVVIFGVVFLLVGVFGAAAGVGYFARLVEKTEVPSKKELLEQVNNIHGVSVMKYSNGESISDVSSDLVRINVSSGEISNNVKNALISTEDETFKTNNGVVPKAVIRGILGAVGGGTSSGGSTITQQLVKQQSLGDNVTFQRKASEIVYALQLNQYLSKDEILTNYLNVSPFGRNNQGKNIAGVQAAAQGIFGKSAKELTVPEAAFIAGLPQSPIVYSPYNADGSLKSKEMLSYGLARQQNVLFNMYRAGYLNKADYEKYSAVDISKEFLPSKTQDSITHGYLYNVVYSEAVDHVYDYLIKRDKVSATEQGNDSTKQKYRELAAQALQTGGYTITTTINRGVHEAMQNAVAQYGSILQDGTGEVQTGNVLMDNKTGAVLGFIGGLDYATNQNNHAFDTKRNPGSSIKPILAYAPAIDLGLIGSASMLSNYPASYSDGTPILHVGETGTGMVSLNEALGVSWNIPAHWTYQAILDSGNSVEPYMTKMGYYIPDYSVESLPLGGGIEPTVVQHTNGFQTLANGGVYEPHYVVQSIKDDTGKDIYEHKSQAERVYSQATSTITQSLLRNVLTYDVSRRTTNFLQDLQAINPTLASSVDWTGKTGTSNDYVDGWLMLSTPKVSLGGWIGHDDNTSMASKTAAVNNGTYMANLVNAIAAADPNVFGPGEKFPDPSKDPDIIKSTVLKSTGQKPGTVTGGKLKNVKVSGETTTSYWAKNGASVTQFKFGIGGTEANYNDAWSRILGTIK, from the coding sequence ATGAAAAAAGATCAAGACCCGTCAAAAGAACGTGCACGTGCACGTTTGCAGGCTAAGATGGAGGCAAAGCGTGCTCAAAATGCACAAAGAAGCGATAAAAAAACTCCAGAAAAGCCCTTAAAACCGAAAAAAGATCAATTGGATTCCAATGAAGAAAATAAAACGACTCTCCAAACTATTTTTTCTGTAGTGCGTGGTGTTGTCGTTATTTTTGGTGTTGTCTTTCTTTTAGTAGGTGTGTTTGGTGCGGCAGCAGGCGTTGGTTATTTTGCACGTCTTGTCGAAAAAACAGAAGTTCCAAGTAAAAAAGAACTTCTCGAACAGGTTAATAATATACATGGCGTTTCCGTAATGAAATACAGCAATGGTGAAAGTATTTCTGATGTTTCTAGTGATTTGGTGCGGATAAATGTATCAAGTGGGGAAATTTCAAACAATGTAAAAAATGCTCTCATCTCAACCGAGGACGAAACTTTTAAGACAAATAATGGTGTTGTTCCTAAAGCAGTCATACGAGGAATCTTAGGCGCTGTAGGTGGAGGAACCAGCTCTGGTGGCTCCACAATTACGCAACAGTTGGTCAAACAACAATCACTGGGAGACAATGTCACCTTCCAGCGTAAAGCGAGTGAGATTGTCTATGCGCTTCAACTCAATCAATATTTGAGTAAGGATGAAATCTTGACCAATTACCTTAATGTCTCTCCATTTGGACGGAACAACCAAGGTAAAAATATTGCTGGGGTACAAGCAGCGGCACAGGGGATTTTTGGAAAATCTGCTAAAGAGCTGACTGTGCCTGAAGCAGCCTTTATAGCTGGTCTGCCACAGAGTCCGATCGTCTATTCACCTTATAATGCAGATGGTTCGCTCAAATCAAAAGAAATGCTTTCTTATGGGCTGGCCCGTCAACAAAACGTGCTGTTTAACATGTATCGCGCAGGGTACTTGAATAAGGCAGACTATGAAAAGTACAGTGCAGTTGATATTTCAAAAGAATTCTTACCCTCAAAAACTCAAGACTCGATTACACATGGCTACCTCTACAATGTTGTCTACAGTGAAGCTGTAGATCATGTTTATGATTATCTCATCAAGAGGGATAAAGTTTCTGCGACAGAACAAGGCAATGACAGTACGAAACAAAAATATCGTGAGCTAGCAGCTCAAGCCCTTCAAACAGGTGGCTATACTATCACCACAACTATCAATCGCGGCGTGCATGAAGCCATGCAAAATGCAGTTGCCCAATACGGCAGTATTTTACAAGATGGTACAGGAGAGGTTCAAACAGGGAATGTCTTGATGGATAACAAGACAGGAGCTGTACTTGGCTTTATTGGTGGTTTAGATTATGCAACCAACCAAAACAACCATGCTTTTGATACAAAACGTAATCCAGGTTCTTCTATTAAGCCAATTTTGGCTTATGCTCCTGCAATTGACTTGGGACTTATTGGGTCAGCAAGTATGCTTAGCAACTATCCAGCAAGTTACTCTGATGGGACGCCAATCTTACACGTTGGAGAAACGGGGACAGGCATGGTAAGTCTTAATGAAGCTTTGGGTGTATCCTGGAATATACCTGCGCATTGGACATATCAAGCCATACTTGATTCTGGCAATAGCGTGGAACCTTATATGACGAAGATGGGCTATTACATACCTGACTATAGTGTGGAGTCTCTTCCTTTAGGAGGAGGGATTGAGCCAACAGTTGTACAACATACTAATGGCTTTCAAACTTTGGCAAATGGTGGAGTTTATGAGCCACATTATGTTGTACAAAGTATCAAAGATGATACAGGTAAAGATATTTACGAACATAAGAGTCAAGCAGAGCGCGTTTACTCACAAGCAACTTCAACAATTACCCAAAGTCTGTTACGTAATGTACTGACTTACGATGTCAGTCGACGTACGACGAACTTCTTACAAGACTTGCAAGCTATCAATCCAACGCTTGCCAGCAGTGTAGACTGGACAGGTAAAACGGGTACCTCAAATGATTACGTGGATGGCTGGCTGATGTTATCAACACCGAAAGTGTCTCTAGGTGGGTGGATTGGTCATGATGACAACACCTCGATGGCAAGTAAAACAGCCGCTGTGAATAACGGGACCTACATGGCAAACTTAGTGAACGCGATAGCAGCAGCTGATCCAAATGTCTTTGGACCCGGTGAAAAATTCCCGGATCCAAGTAAAGATCCTGATATTATCAAGAGCACCGTTCTTAAGTCGACAGGTCAAAAACCTGGTACAGTAACTGGTGGAAAACTTAAAAATGTTAAAGTTTCGGGAGAAACAACCACAAGTTATTGGGCTAAAAATGGGGCATCTGTTACACAGTTCAAATTTGGTATTGGCGGAACAGAGGCAAACTATAATGATGCTTGGAGCAGGATTCTAGGTACTATTAAATAA
- a CDS encoding methylated-DNA--[protein]-cysteine S-methyltransferase gives MKKVLYKNYFETPLGQMVSITDLERLYLLEFLERQNLEKELEKLKALFKREQNELSTRVEKEVGEYFRGERKRFDLPLVLEGTEFQKKIWLEVVQIPFGQTRSYKEIAQKIENPRASIAVGSANAANRYAIIIPCHRLKKSTGKLAGYAAGIWRKEWLLNFEEEVENDS, from the coding sequence ATGAAGAAAGTTCTCTATAAAAATTATTTTGAGACACCACTGGGACAAATGGTAAGTATAACAGACTTAGAAAGACTTTACCTGCTAGAATTTCTTGAGCGACAAAATTTAGAAAAAGAATTAGAAAAACTAAAAGCTCTTTTTAAGAGGGAACAAAATGAACTTTCCACTCGTGTCGAAAAGGAAGTGGGGGAATACTTCAGAGGTGAAAGAAAGAGATTTGATTTGCCATTAGTTTTAGAGGGTACAGAGTTTCAGAAAAAGATTTGGCTAGAGGTAGTACAAATTCCTTTTGGGCAAACCCGGAGTTATAAAGAAATAGCTCAAAAAATAGAGAACCCGAGAGCAAGCATAGCGGTAGGTTCAGCCAATGCTGCAAACCGTTATGCCATTATTATACCTTGCCATCGCTTAAAGAAAAGTACGGGCAAGTTAGCTGGATATGCTGCCGGGATTTGGCGTAAAGAATGGCTTTTGAATTTTGAGGAGGAAGTAGAAAATGACAGCTGA
- a CDS encoding YeiH family protein, whose translation MLNKKIMPGLGLSFVVALVSYFLNLFVFKGLGAATIAILLGIILGNIYFKQPTLFAGTAWSEKKLLEFSVMFLGATVTFQTIQKLGWNGMSFILLQMVLTIAFVLFIGKKLGFSSKVNALMASGNAVCGSSAIAAVEPVIGAEDKDKRTAITMVNLMGTVLMLLLPLLGTFIFGQSDFLRGALIGGTVQSVGQVVASATMVNTETTTMATLFKIMRIIMLVFVVLYFAYQSRRTEEKPKGQSEQLKIKRQAFLPWYVLGFIILCSLDTLIQFPQVVTESARFISSWCEIIALAAIGLRLNLVEFVRAGRKLAIYGLAVLVFQVGLALILIRLLLA comes from the coding sequence ATGTTAAATAAGAAGATTATGCCAGGTTTAGGGCTCAGTTTTGTGGTTGCTTTAGTCAGCTACTTTTTAAATTTATTCGTTTTTAAAGGGCTGGGGGCCGCAACTATTGCTATTTTGTTGGGCATTATTTTAGGAAATATTTACTTCAAACAGCCCACTCTCTTTGCTGGTACTGCGTGGTCAGAAAAGAAGCTTCTGGAGTTTTCAGTAATGTTTCTAGGAGCGACTGTTACTTTCCAAACGATCCAAAAGTTAGGATGGAACGGTATGAGCTTTATTCTTTTACAAATGGTATTGACGATAGCTTTTGTACTGTTCATCGGGAAAAAACTCGGATTTTCATCGAAAGTTAATGCACTGATGGCATCTGGAAATGCTGTTTGTGGATCTTCAGCTATTGCTGCAGTGGAACCTGTAATTGGAGCAGAAGACAAAGACAAGCGAACAGCGATAACGATGGTTAACCTTATGGGAACTGTCTTGATGCTCCTCTTACCTCTCTTAGGAACTTTTATTTTTGGGCAAAGTGACTTTTTACGTGGGGCACTGATTGGGGGAACGGTACAGTCTGTTGGGCAAGTTGTTGCTTCAGCAACCATGGTTAATACAGAAACAACCACTATGGCTACACTTTTTAAAATCATGCGTATCATTATGCTTGTTTTTGTTGTTCTTTATTTTGCCTATCAATCACGTCGAACAGAAGAAAAACCCAAGGGCCAAAGCGAGCAACTTAAAATCAAACGCCAAGCATTTTTACCTTGGTATGTGTTAGGCTTCATTATTCTGTGTAGCTTGGATACGCTTATCCAATTTCCTCAAGTTGTAACAGAAAGTGCCCGCTTTATCAGCAGTTGGTGCGAAATTATTGCCTTAGCTGCCATAGGGTTACGCTTAAATTTAGTAGAATTTGTGAGAGCCGGTAGAAAATTAGCCATTTATGGCTTGGCTGTCTTGGTTTTTCAAGTAGGCCTCGCTCTTATTTTGATTCGTCTATTATTAGCCTAG